A window of [Limnothrix rosea] IAM M-220 genomic DNA:
ATTTTGCGAAATTTTACTCGCCTGCTCAATGGCCTTCAGCCAATTTTCAATACCACCGCGGCGGTGGGCGACATAGGCCACATCCAGCTCTTCATTTTCCTTACGAGCCAGCTGAATTTGGTTACGGGCATCTTCATATTTCACCGTTGACCAGTAAATATTGTCGAGATAACTCAACTGCACCGCTGTCCGCATTGCCGCATTCAGATCACCATCCCGAATTTCCCGTTCCACTGCGGCAAAAATCCTTTCGCCATCCCGCCACTCCAAGCGCCACGCTTCAATGCGCTCTTCTACTAATAAGCGACCACTAGAATTTACAGGCACTTCTTCTGCAATGGCGATCGCCTCATCAAGATTACCCTCTTGAAACTGCACCTCTGCCAGCTCCAAAATATCATTTGTCCAGACTTGAATATTACGGTCAATATCCGGACGCAAAGGATGATCTTGGGGGAAACCATCCACCATTCGAATGGCCTTAAGATAACTCCCTAGGGTTTGTTTTTCTGCCTCTAGCTGGGCGCAATATAATCTCGTCGTGGCGGAGGCTAAGGGAACATAAAGGGCACTACAGTTGCTACTGCCGTTGAAACTCAGCAAAATTGACGTTGCAGCAAAACCAACACCGCCGGACAGGAAAATCAGTAAAATCCCCAAAAAATGCCAGCTGGGGAGGGGAATAGTCCGCTTTCCTTGAAATTCTTTTGTGCTATTCTCCGCCTCAACCAGCTCGACGGACTTGGGACGAGCCGCCTGTTTCGATAAACTTTGCTGATCAGAAGAAGTCTTCATAGTACTTGGAGCGCCAGCGGATACAGGGGAAGAAGAAACATTTCGCTTTTGAGTCATAGGGGCTGACTGCAAACAGACAGAATAATCAGGTTTAAAGGCAGTCTAATTCATTAAAAGCTGCCCGATCATAACATGATCACTATTTGACAATTTTTTCACTTTCCGGGTGTCCTTTTCATATTGCAATAGTCAGATCTTTTTGAATAAATCCGGAGAGTAACTTGCGGCGATCGCCCAACGAGCAAATATTTAATTAAGCAAGGGATATCAACAAGAGTATTTTATATTAGCTATTCTTGATCTTTGGTAGGACAGATGTAGAGAGATATTCAGATATGTCTGATAATATGGCATCATTCGTCTCCCATCACTCATATTCGGTTTCCTCACTCACCTCTGGGTGCTGGAGTACCACAAACACTTTGTGATTTTTAGATTTTAAGGATAGGTTTTAAAAGATGGAACAACAGCCTGAAACCCAAGTAGAAACCGGAACTTCTCCGTTTAACAACGAAGCCCCCGGCCCTATGGCAACCCCTGAAGCTGAGCAGCCTTGGCAAGAATGGGTTCAGCCTGTCACAGATTTTCTCTCTGATCTACCGGATGAGTTGGGGAAGTTTTTCTCTGATTATAAACAGCCCCTCGTGACTGTCGGTTTGATTGTCGCCGCTTTCATTACTGTCAAGCTTACCTTTGCCCTCATCGGCGCAATTAACGATATTCCTCTACTTGCTCCTATTTTTGAGCTGGTGGGAATTTCCTATACGGCTTGGTTTGTTTACCGTTATTTACTCAAGGCTTCTAACCGTAGTGAATTGGTTAGTGAGTTTGATGCTCTCAAATCCCAAGTTCTCGGCAAAAAAGATTCGTAAAATTATCCTGTGATTTCTTCTAAGGAAAAACAGGGCGATCGCCTCGACGAACTACGTCGGGGATTTTTTTTGCCAAAATTCAATCCGATCACATCCTTAAACACAAATCACATAAAAAAAGACCCCCCTCAGGAAAAGGGAGATCGTAGTGGGGTTGTGTCACAAGCTATTTCCAACTAGGTAGTGATTCGTACCGATGGCGGCACATCACTAGAAGTAGGGGAAATATCAACCGCAATCTTTGTAAAATTTGATAGCTCATTAATGTTTATCGCAAGATACTTTTCAGCATCCATGACTGTTTTTCGTGGAAACTGATACGTCCACTCAAGATTTCGACGGTAGCCATATCGTTATTGTCTTCAGCCTGTTTCAAAATTGCACCAATTTTGCCTGAAAGGGTTAGATGGTCATTCGCCAACTCACCAATCATTTCCTCGGCACTGTAGGAGCCACTCGCCTCTTCCAAAGAACTAAGTTCGATGAATTGA
This region includes:
- a CDS encoding CAAD domain-containing protein, with amino-acid sequence MEQQPETQVETGTSPFNNEAPGPMATPEAEQPWQEWVQPVTDFLSDLPDELGKFFSDYKQPLVTVGLIVAAFITVKLTFALIGAINDIPLLAPIFELVGISYTAWFVYRYLLKASNRSELVSEFDALKSQVLGKKDS